A window of the Thalassophryne amazonica chromosome 11, fThaAma1.1, whole genome shotgun sequence genome harbors these coding sequences:
- the aldob gene encoding fructose-bisphosphate aldolase B has protein sequence MTHQFPSLSPEQKKELSEIAQRIVAPGKGILAADESTGTMGKRLQKINVENTEENRRMFRDILFSCDASISESVGGIIFFHETLYQKSNDGKLFPQLIKEKGIVVGIKVDKGTAGLNGTDGETTTQGLDGLSERCAQYKKDGCDFAKWRCVLKISDNCPSALAIAENANVLARYASICQQNGLVPIVEPEILPDGDHDLQRCQYVTEKVLAAVYKALSDHHVYLEGTLLKPNMVTAGHSCTKKYTPQEVGMATVTALRRTVPAAVPGICFLSGGQSEEEASLNLNAINQVPPHRPWKLSFSYGRALQASALAAWQGKKENKKAAQEAFCKRAKINGLAAKGEYKPTGAADDASSQSLYTASYVY, from the exons ATGACTCATCAGTTCCCATCACTTTCTCCGGAGCAGAAGAAGGAGCTCTCGGAGATTGCTCAGAGGATTGTGGCACCCGGAAAAGGCATCTTGGCTGCAGATGAATCAACAG GCACCATGGGAAAGCGCCTTCAGAAAATCAATGTGGAGAACACGGAGGAGAACCGCCGCATGTTCCGTGACATCCTTTTCTCCTGTGATGCCTCTATAAGTGAAAGTGTGGGAGGGATCATTTTCTTCCACGAGACGCTCTACCAGAAATCGAATGATGGCAAGCTTTTCCCTCAGCTCATCAAGGAAAAGGGGATTGTTGTTGGCATTAAG gtGGACAAGGGCACAGCTGGTCTGAATGGAACTGATGGGGAGACCACCACACAAG GTCTTGATGGCCTGTCGGAGCGTTGTGCCCAGTACAAGAAGGATGGTTGTGACTTTGCCAAGTGGAGGTGTGTGCTTAAGATCTCAGATAATTGTCCATCTGCTCTCGCCATCGCCGAGAATGCAAACGTCCTTGCCAGATATGCCAGTATCTGCCAGCAG AATGGTCTTGTGCCCATTGTGGAGCCAGAGATTCTGCCCGATGGAGACCATGACCTGCAGCGTTGCCAGTATGTCACAGAAAAG GTCCTGGCTGCCGTGTACAAAGCTCTGTCTGATCACCATGTGTACCTGGAGGGAACCCTGCTAAAACCTAACATGGTCACTGCTGGACACTCCTGCACCAAGAAGTACACGCCTCAGGAAGTGGGCATGGCTACAGTGACGGCCTTGAGAcgcactgttcctgctgctgTACCCG GCATTTGCTTCCTGTCTGGAGGCCAAAGTGAGGAGGAAGCCTCCCTCAACCTGAATGCAATCAACCAGGTTCCACCCCATCGCCCCTGGAAGTTGAGCTTCTCTTATGGCCGTGCACTCCAGGCCTCTGCTCTTGCAGCCTggcaaggcaaaaaagaaaacaagaaagcTGCACAAGAAGCTTTCTGCAAGAGAGCCAAG ATCAATGGTCTTGCTGCAAAAGGCGAATATAAGCCCACTGGTGCAGCTGATGATGCCTCCAGTCAGTCTCTGTACACCGCCAGCTATGTCTACTAA